In one window of Thalassotalea agarivorans DNA:
- a CDS encoding DUF3192 domain-containing protein — translation MNKKVLFRILLALIAYAVFVVLVVMFYKDSPADMKWEDRELYNRQYIAALKIDNFNFEQALTDLGTPDLTEAKKVGIDNYQVLFYRTQHVKSDGITTQEECTPLLFKNDQLIAIGEPAYQVFRELS, via the coding sequence ATGAATAAAAAAGTATTATTTAGGATCCTCCTTGCGCTAATTGCATACGCGGTGTTCGTGGTGCTCGTTGTTATGTTCTACAAAGACAGCCCTGCAGATATGAAGTGGGAAGATCGCGAACTTTATAATCGCCAATATATTGCCGCGCTGAAAATCGACAACTTTAACTTTGAGCAGGCGCTGACGGATTTAGGTACCCCCGATTTAACGGAAGCTAAAAAAGTCGGCATCGACAACTACCAAGTCCTTTTTTATCGCACGCAACACGTGAAGTCTGACGGCATTACAACGCAAGAAGAGTGTACACCGTTACTATTTAAGAATGATCAACTCATTGCCATTGGTGAGCCCGCTTACCAAGTATTTAGAGAATTAAGTTAG
- the xni gene encoding flap endonuclease Xni, which produces MSVHLVLIDALNLIRRIHAVEQRHYGQTGTLSDSTIAQIIHNTSTACAKAMEKIVSYHKATHALAVFDSENPCWRYETFPDYKKGRAKMPEYLAKSLNDIQEVFMQKHVDSLISEQDEADDLIATLAVKVALRGQQVTIISTDKIFLSLLSKHIRVYDYFTRRFLDEAHVESKFSVQPQQLIDYWSLTGDNTNKIPGVSGIGGKTAADLINQYGSLKAILKADDLKSSVREKINTHQEQLMMTRKLLCLQTDIPLGFNLKDIRLPLNDGQSMQSTG; this is translated from the coding sequence ATGTCTGTTCATTTAGTCTTAATTGATGCGCTCAATTTGATTCGGCGGATACACGCCGTTGAACAGCGCCATTATGGGCAAACAGGTACGCTTTCCGATTCTACCATCGCTCAAATTATTCATAACACGTCAACAGCCTGTGCCAAAGCTATGGAAAAAATTGTGAGTTATCACAAAGCAACGCATGCGCTAGCAGTGTTCGATTCAGAAAACCCTTGTTGGCGCTACGAAACCTTTCCAGATTACAAGAAAGGCCGCGCGAAAATGCCCGAATATTTGGCCAAGAGTCTCAATGACATTCAAGAAGTGTTTATGCAAAAACACGTCGACTCGTTAATTTCAGAACAAGACGAAGCAGATGATTTGATCGCGACGCTCGCGGTAAAAGTAGCCTTAAGAGGTCAACAGGTTACGATTATTTCCACTGACAAAATATTTTTGTCATTGTTGAGCAAGCATATTCGCGTGTATGACTACTTTACTCGACGTTTCTTAGACGAAGCACATGTTGAAAGCAAGTTTAGTGTGCAACCACAACAACTTATCGACTATTGGTCGCTTACTGGCGACAATACCAATAAGATTCCTGGCGTGAGTGGTATTGGCGGTAAAACAGCTGCCGATTTAATTAACCAATACGGTTCGTTAAAAGCGATTTTAAAAGCAGACGATTTAAAGTCGAGTGTACGAGAAAAAATTAATACCCACCAAGAGCAATTGATGATGACTCGCAAGCTCTTATGTTTACAAACGGATATTCCGCTAGGATTTAACCTTAAAGATATCCGCTTACCCCTTAACGACGGGCAAAGCATGCAATCTACCGGCTGA